The following proteins come from a genomic window of Ilumatobacter coccineus YM16-304:
- a CDS encoding DUF2889 domain-containing protein: MSDHVTDSHDLFDHDSILPDDLVDESGQPLEVLHDREYRVRAFRKADDLVLIRGAVRDQKPPGLYFPTDPDPITVHHMQVDIEVRYPTMEIVSAGVAFGTHPNDVCPSIIGHYDKLVGLSIARGFTHKVRELFGGPRGCTHTTMLLQSMAPIAIQCMWSMRAAIRNREQAATAGDATDSARPASVTPEQREAMWRTNLNSCHVWAEDSETVANLTAGGPLEVPVFARERLVQLGMKPDDWSKQMG; the protein is encoded by the coding sequence ATGAGCGATCACGTCACCGACTCGCACGATCTGTTCGATCACGACTCGATCCTGCCCGACGATCTCGTCGACGAGTCCGGCCAGCCGCTCGAGGTGCTGCACGATCGCGAGTACCGCGTGCGCGCGTTCCGCAAGGCCGACGACCTCGTCCTGATCCGCGGCGCCGTGCGCGACCAGAAGCCGCCGGGGCTCTACTTCCCGACCGATCCCGATCCGATCACCGTGCACCACATGCAGGTCGACATCGAGGTCCGGTATCCGACGATGGAGATCGTGTCGGCCGGCGTTGCGTTCGGCACCCACCCCAACGACGTGTGCCCCTCGATCATCGGCCACTACGACAAGCTCGTCGGTCTCTCGATCGCCCGTGGCTTCACCCACAAGGTCCGCGAACTGTTCGGTGGCCCTCGCGGCTGTACCCACACCACGATGCTGCTGCAGTCGATGGCACCGATCGCCATCCAGTGCATGTGGTCGATGCGCGCCGCGATCCGCAACCGCGAGCAGGCAGCGACGGCGGGCGACGCAACCGATTCGGCTCGGCCTGCGTCGGTCACGCCGGAGCAACGCGAGGCGATGTGGCGCACCAACCTCAACAGCTGCCACGTGTGGGCCGAAGACTCCGAGACCGTGGCGAACCTCACCGCCGGCGGACCACTGGAGGTCCCGGTGTTCGCTCGCGAGCGGCTGGTGCAGCTCGGGATGAAGCCCGACGACTGGTCGAAACAGATGGGCTGA
- a CDS encoding DUF4332 domain-containing protein: protein MAKIIDIEGIGPAYAKKLASAGVSTTGKLLKIAADASGRKDLAKHADVSTKQVLEWVNRADLMRISGVGTQYSDLLEAAGVDTVVELARRNAENLAAAMADVNAAKRLVRQVPSAAQVKGWVEQAAKLPRVISH, encoded by the coding sequence ATGGCAAAGATCATCGACATCGAAGGCATCGGACCGGCGTACGCCAAGAAGCTGGCGAGCGCGGGCGTCTCGACCACGGGCAAGTTGCTCAAGATCGCGGCCGACGCATCGGGTCGCAAAGACCTCGCGAAGCACGCCGACGTGAGCACGAAGCAGGTGCTCGAATGGGTCAATCGGGCCGACCTGATGCGGATCAGCGGCGTCGGCACGCAGTACAGCGATCTGCTCGAAGCGGCCGGCGTCGACACGGTCGTCGAACTTGCCCGTCGCAACGCCGAGAACCTCGCCGCCGCGATGGCCGACGTCAACGCGGCCAAGCGTCTCGTCCGGCAAGTGCCGTCGGCAGCGCAGGTGAAGGGTTGGGTCGAACAGGCGGCCAAGCTGCCACGCGTCATCTCGCACTGA
- a CDS encoding aldo/keto reductase — protein sequence MLPVAPFGSTGHQSTRVIFGAAALGGMSQERADATLVQILEWGINHIDTAASYGSSEERLQPFLSMHRDKVFLATKTGERASGRARAELERSLDRMGVDHVDLVQLHNLVDEAEWEQAFAPGGAVEALASARDEGLVSNIGVTGHGLPVPGMHLRSLERFDFASVLFPVNFVLLDNPAYRADVEALLDLCAERDVAVQTIKSIARGRWADGDTNRFSWYEPLTDPEPIARAVRYVLSNEQMFLNTTSDARLLPMIIDAANGSLTAPTGDEMRADIEAEGITPLFDEARPAAI from the coding sequence ATGCTTCCCGTTGCCCCGTTCGGTTCCACCGGCCATCAGTCGACGCGCGTGATCTTCGGCGCTGCCGCGCTCGGTGGCATGAGCCAGGAGCGTGCCGACGCGACACTCGTGCAGATCCTCGAGTGGGGGATCAACCACATCGACACCGCCGCGTCGTACGGCTCGTCCGAAGAGCGCCTGCAGCCGTTCCTGTCGATGCATCGAGACAAGGTGTTCCTCGCGACGAAGACCGGCGAGCGAGCGAGCGGGCGAGCCCGTGCCGAACTCGAACGTTCACTCGATCGCATGGGCGTCGACCACGTCGACCTCGTCCAACTCCACAACCTCGTCGACGAAGCGGAGTGGGAGCAGGCATTCGCTCCCGGCGGTGCCGTCGAGGCATTGGCGTCGGCCCGAGACGAGGGACTGGTGTCGAACATCGGCGTGACCGGTCACGGGCTGCCCGTGCCCGGCATGCATCTGCGCAGCCTCGAACGGTTCGACTTCGCCTCGGTGCTGTTCCCGGTCAACTTCGTGCTGCTCGACAACCCGGCGTACCGCGCCGACGTCGAAGCGCTCCTCGACCTGTGCGCCGAACGTGACGTCGCCGTCCAGACGATCAAGTCGATCGCTCGCGGTCGTTGGGCCGACGGTGACACCAACCGGTTCAGTTGGTACGAGCCGCTCACCGATCCCGAGCCGATCGCCCGCGCCGTTCGCTACGTGCTGTCGAACGAGCAGATGTTCCTCAACACCACCAGCGACGCCCGTCTGCTTCCGATGATCATCGACGCCGCGAACGGATCGCTCACCGCTCCGACCGGCGACGAGATGCGCGCCGACATCGAGGCCGAAGGCATCACCCCCTTGTTCGACGAGGCGCGACCGGCAGCGATCTGA
- a CDS encoding phytanoyl-CoA dioxygenase family protein gives MTASSATPDLQRERDQFQTDGATVIRGVLDERWIDLIADGVEHNRNHPSDWSHWYTKPDEAVGFWTDYVTWPEVEQYRRAAFESPLAGVAKELMGSDTVRFFHEHVLVKEPGATERTPWHHDQPYYCVDGDQNVSLWVALDPVPAMSGMRFLAGSHRWDRWFVPRKFIDHTSYADPSSAAADDQAPSFELVPDIDAMLAAEPDRHRVISFDVEPGDVIAFHYRTLHDAPGNSLQHPRRAVSFRWVGDDATFAERPWEVSPPYEADGLSVGGSLADDPRFPLVATG, from the coding sequence GTGACAGCGAGTTCGGCCACACCAGACCTGCAACGCGAGCGCGACCAGTTCCAGACCGACGGGGCGACCGTGATCAGAGGCGTGCTCGACGAGCGCTGGATCGACCTGATCGCCGACGGCGTCGAGCACAACCGCAACCACCCGTCCGACTGGTCGCACTGGTACACCAAGCCCGACGAAGCGGTCGGCTTCTGGACCGACTACGTGACGTGGCCGGAGGTGGAGCAGTACCGCCGGGCCGCGTTCGAGAGCCCGCTGGCCGGTGTCGCCAAGGAGCTCATGGGTTCCGACACGGTGCGGTTCTTCCACGAGCACGTGCTCGTCAAGGAGCCCGGAGCGACCGAGCGCACCCCGTGGCACCACGACCAGCCGTACTACTGCGTCGACGGCGACCAGAACGTGAGCTTGTGGGTGGCGCTCGATCCGGTGCCGGCGATGAGTGGCATGCGGTTCCTCGCCGGCTCACATCGGTGGGATCGTTGGTTCGTCCCACGCAAGTTCATCGACCACACCAGCTACGCCGATCCGTCGAGCGCCGCGGCCGACGACCAGGCTCCCTCGTTCGAACTGGTGCCCGACATCGACGCGATGCTCGCTGCGGAGCCCGACCGGCACCGGGTCATCTCGTTCGACGTCGAGCCCGGAGACGTCATCGCGTTCCACTATCGGACGCTGCACGACGCACCGGGCAACTCGCTGCAACATCCACGACGGGCCGTGAGTTTCCGCTGGGTCGGCGACGATGCCACGTTCGCCGAACGCCCCTGGGAGGTCTCGCCGCCGTACGAGGCCGACGGTCTCTCGGTCGGAGGCAGCCTCGCCGACGACCCCCGTTTCCCACTCGTCGCCACGGGCTGA
- a CDS encoding TIGR03621 family F420-dependent LLM class oxidoreductase, with protein MARTIRFGHQLRTSEAADPITAAQRAEAIGFDVVLVPDHVGPGLAPMPTLAAIAAATSTIRLGTFVLNSDMRNPVQLAWEAGTIDHLSAGRFELGLGAGHTPHEYAEVGLPMAPPAARKSALAERVEIIRRLLDGETVTIDGVHHRLDGARIDASRQQRLPILVGANGVAALAHAGAHADIIGLQGLGRTKDDGHQHEVAWSTEHLDEQIEQVRAGAGERFDAVELNALVQVVDITDERDHSIERLGERLDRSASPEALAEIPYVLIGTVDEIAAKVLRCRERWGVSYFVVRDLDEFAPVIDAVRILEA; from the coding sequence ATGGCACGCACCATCCGATTCGGTCACCAGCTCCGCACGTCCGAGGCCGCCGATCCGATCACCGCGGCGCAACGGGCGGAGGCGATCGGGTTCGACGTCGTGCTCGTCCCCGACCATGTCGGCCCGGGTCTGGCGCCCATGCCGACGCTCGCTGCCATCGCCGCAGCGACCAGCACGATTCGACTCGGTACCTTCGTGCTCAACTCCGACATGCGCAATCCGGTGCAGTTGGCCTGGGAGGCCGGCACGATCGACCACCTGTCTGCCGGCCGCTTCGAACTCGGCCTCGGAGCCGGGCACACCCCACACGAGTACGCCGAGGTGGGCCTGCCCATGGCGCCGCCCGCAGCGCGCAAGTCGGCCCTCGCCGAGCGCGTCGAGATCATTCGGCGACTGCTCGACGGCGAGACCGTGACGATCGACGGCGTCCATCATCGTCTCGACGGGGCACGGATCGATGCGTCGCGTCAGCAGCGACTGCCGATCCTGGTCGGCGCGAACGGCGTCGCGGCGCTGGCCCACGCCGGAGCACACGCCGACATCATCGGGCTGCAGGGCCTCGGCCGAACGAAGGACGACGGACACCAGCACGAGGTCGCATGGAGCACCGAACACCTCGACGAACAGATCGAGCAGGTTCGCGCCGGGGCAGGGGAGCGGTTCGACGCCGTCGAGTTGAACGCGCTGGTGCAGGTGGTCGACATCACCGACGAACGCGACCACTCGATCGAACGACTCGGCGAGCGCCTCGACCGGTCGGCGTCACCCGAGGCGCTCGCCGAGATCCCGTACGTGCTCATCGGCACGGTCGACGAGATCGCGGCGAAGGTGCTTCGATGCCGCGAGCGGTGGGGTGTGAGCTACTTCGTGGTCCGCGACCTCGACGAGTTCGCACCGGTGATCGACGCGGTCCGGATCCTCGAGGCCTGA
- a CDS encoding ABC transporter ATP-binding protein — protein MTGLDVHGLQKRYGSVAALTNCNLRVEPGQLVGFLGPNGAGKSTTMRAVMGLITTDGGSVTWNGQEITPDVRRRFGYMPQERGLYKRMRVHEQVAYFGRLAGLDKSTANSRASALLDRVGLAERADDEVQELSVGNQQRVQLSVALVHEPEFLVLDEPFAGLDPLAIDVLREMITEQTRNGIGVLFSSHQLELVQELCREVVIVDEGHTIGSGVVDDIRARSERRMLQVKWADDVSPAAQEQWTPDGMLERVVDPSGRTTFRVPATSDPSALMAAASTVGTVVTFRFEPPSLDEVFSELVAYGRRDREQVDRQQVDRQQPDRGADDREQASS, from the coding sequence ATGACAGGTCTCGACGTTCACGGGCTCCAGAAGCGCTACGGCTCGGTGGCGGCGCTGACCAACTGCAACCTGCGCGTCGAGCCCGGCCAACTCGTCGGCTTCCTCGGGCCCAACGGTGCGGGCAAGTCGACGACGATGCGCGCGGTGATGGGCCTGATCACGACCGACGGCGGCTCCGTCACCTGGAACGGGCAGGAGATCACCCCCGACGTTCGGCGCCGCTTCGGATACATGCCGCAGGAACGCGGCCTCTACAAGCGGATGCGCGTGCACGAGCAGGTCGCCTACTTCGGCCGCCTCGCCGGTCTCGACAAGTCGACCGCCAACTCGCGGGCCTCGGCGCTCCTCGACCGGGTCGGCCTGGCCGAGCGTGCCGACGACGAGGTCCAGGAACTGTCGGTCGGCAACCAGCAGCGGGTGCAGCTCAGCGTGGCCCTCGTCCACGAGCCGGAGTTCTTGGTCCTCGACGAGCCCTTCGCCGGCCTCGACCCACTCGCCATCGACGTGCTTCGCGAGATGATCACCGAGCAGACCCGCAACGGCATCGGTGTGCTGTTCTCGAGCCATCAGCTCGAACTGGTGCAGGAGCTGTGTCGGGAGGTGGTGATCGTCGACGAAGGCCACACGATCGGCAGCGGCGTGGTCGACGACATCCGAGCGCGCTCCGAGCGGCGGATGCTCCAGGTCAAGTGGGCCGACGACGTCTCCCCGGCAGCGCAGGAGCAGTGGACCCCCGACGGCATGCTGGAGCGGGTCGTCGACCCGTCCGGACGGACCACCTTCCGGGTCCCGGCCACGTCCGACCCGTCGGCATTGATGGCTGCCGCCTCGACCGTCGGCACCGTGGTCACCTTCCGGTTCGAGCCGCCCTCGCTCGACGAGGTGTTCTCCGAGCTCGTCGCCTACGGCCGCCGCGACCGCGAGCAGGTCGACCGCCAGCAGGTCGACCGCCAGCAGCCCGACCGTGGGGCGGACGACCGGGAGCAGGCGTCGTCATGA
- a CDS encoding ABC transporter permease, with protein sequence MMLEVAKREIATRGRSKAYRVSTGILVVITIAFVIGAAIFGSRDDSPGTVEVTIGITSSVERLDDTLEALAPPRVETETLLVADDEVEQLLLDGDVDVVIRDGTTLVWNDEPDQFVQSIVVEALTDIAVVDRAGDLGLDDATLDELLAPIPLESEFIDPPTDGDNAKTVVATIGIFIMFFSIQMYGSQIALVVVEEKAHRIVEILLALVRPRDLLAGKVIGVGVLAAVQVVIPIIGLFLALALSGSVGIPASAYASLPLLFVTFLLGFTMYGTLFAVVGSLVSRQEDAQQALFPVFVPIITGYVLALQAVAAPDSVVAKVASIVPFTSPFALPVTTAEGTASIGVVAIALVLLAATTVFLLGLAGRIYEFTLLRSGSRITLGEALRLSRR encoded by the coding sequence ATGATGCTCGAAGTCGCCAAGCGCGAGATCGCGACCCGCGGCAGATCGAAGGCGTACCGCGTCTCGACCGGCATCCTCGTCGTGATCACCATCGCGTTCGTGATCGGCGCCGCCATCTTCGGCTCGCGCGACGACTCCCCCGGCACCGTCGAGGTCACGATCGGCATCACGTCGAGCGTCGAGCGCCTCGACGACACCCTCGAGGCCCTGGCTCCGCCCAGGGTCGAGACCGAGACCCTGCTCGTCGCCGACGACGAGGTCGAGCAACTCCTGCTCGACGGCGACGTCGACGTCGTCATCCGCGACGGCACCACGCTGGTCTGGAACGACGAACCCGACCAGTTCGTGCAGTCGATCGTCGTCGAGGCGCTCACCGACATCGCCGTCGTCGACCGTGCTGGTGATCTCGGCCTCGACGACGCGACGCTCGACGAACTGCTCGCGCCGATACCGCTCGAGAGCGAGTTCATCGATCCACCGACCGACGGCGACAACGCCAAGACCGTCGTCGCCACGATCGGCATCTTCATCATGTTCTTCTCGATCCAGATGTACGGGTCGCAGATCGCCCTCGTCGTCGTCGAGGAGAAGGCGCACCGCATCGTCGAGATCCTGCTGGCACTCGTGCGGCCGCGCGATCTGCTCGCCGGGAAAGTGATCGGCGTCGGGGTGCTCGCCGCCGTGCAGGTGGTGATCCCGATCATCGGGCTGTTCCTCGCGCTCGCGCTGTCGGGATCGGTCGGTATTCCGGCCTCGGCGTACGCGTCGCTGCCGCTGTTGTTCGTCACCTTCCTCCTCGGCTTCACGATGTACGGCACGCTCTTCGCCGTGGTGGGCTCGCTCGTGTCACGGCAGGAAGACGCGCAGCAGGCACTGTTCCCCGTGTTCGTCCCCATCATCACCGGCTACGTCCTCGCGCTGCAGGCGGTCGCCGCTCCCGACTCGGTGGTGGCGAAGGTCGCGTCGATCGTGCCGTTCACCTCGCCCTTCGCGTTGCCCGTCACCACGGCCGAGGGCACGGCGAGCATCGGCGTCGTGGCCATCGCGCTCGTGCTGCTCGCAGCCACCACCGTGTTCCTGCTCGGTCTCGCCGGGCGGATCTACGAGTTCACGCTCCTGCGCAGCGGCAGCCGGATCACCCTCGGCGAAGCCCTCCGCCTCTCCCGCCGCTGA